A stretch of the Arachis stenosperma cultivar V10309 chromosome 6, arast.V10309.gnm1.PFL2, whole genome shotgun sequence genome encodes the following:
- the LOC130933615 gene encoding uncharacterized protein LOC130933615: MAFNKSLFFIVALSSVLLSTHAFNFPAGAPAPSPVPSVNPTGELTKTAGLFGGLGSNLFNLKLEGDAAKFRAQIQHFCTGTENPVLCAKTIAPFVHGFMFDPFKALEAEMKITLNVTLEVHASIVVEVDSPATQDAAKGALHVCKSCYKNMIETIQEALELVQRFDVVDAYYKFSSVLSDRSACDDAFVESKGVTNPISEKSALVYQLGGNCLAIMDGWINNHNNFLF, translated from the coding sequence ATGGCATTCAATAAGAGCCTTTTCTTTATTGTGGCACTTTCCTCCGTCCTCCTTTCAACCCATGCTTTTAACTTCCCAGCAGGAGCCCCAGCTCCGTCACCGGTACCCTCCGTCAACCCCACCGGCGAGCTTACCAAAACCGCTGGCCTCTTCGGCGGCTTAGGCTCCAACCTCTTCAACCTCAAACTTGAAGGTGATGCAGCAAAATTCAGGGCCCAAATCCAACACTTCTGCACTGGCACCGAGAACCCTGTCCTCTGTGCCAAGACCATTGCACCATTCGTCCATGGCTTCATGTTCGATCCATTCAAGGCCCTTGAAGCCGAGATGAAAATCACCCTCAACGTCACCTTGGAGGTTCATGCTAGCATCGTCGTCGAAGTTGACAGCCCTGCCACCCAAGATGCCGCCAAGGGTGCTCTCCATGTCTGCAAGAGCTGCTACAAGAACATGATTGAAACCATTCAGGAAGCTTTGGAACTCGTTCAGCGCTTTGATGTTGTTGATGCTTACTACAAGTTCAGCTCTGTGTTGTCTGATAGGTCTGCCTGTGATGATGCTTTCGTTGAATCCAAGGGTGTCACCAACCCCATTTCCGAAAAATCTGCTCTTGTTTATCAACTCGGTGGAAACTGCTTGGCCATCATGGACGGCTGGATCAACAACCACAACAACTTCTTGTTCTAA
- the LOC130934979 gene encoding uncharacterized protein LOC130934979 isoform X1, whose amino-acid sequence MEDLGGTRFDSLNNAVRRRRSQTSRRPRPDSQPVSEEQELSPLSATPPSEDAGKASSDEIAGYDTNSKRKEFSLNHCVSQASSATGAEDDKSLRKSNKDEGFHVLYNNEPGRSGSNNKRCSEGVLAPANWKGSNKSKESFESESRIADMYSERNPESMSVGQLGVTQDGLGNENKVKKVKLRVGGVTRTIQSNSSSNGASGTGTTMKSTRSSDASRSRQKQQNNSDDNHSPSEKRGGLQGLRWKGSSRGCFSLGKEEPLMGRTSGKNTSGQKRDKSEPVRKSKRVPKRRVLDGEFGDDDDEDDEIRYLEKLKTSKVSAVYRDEEELSKKHRKLSSVSNLENAASSRSGRDGKKRSRFEDTDYEAEEESGSDGELEDKKKKKQRKESVDVLMDGKKEMTLTTRQRALQSSKDASASGASLIEFPNGLPPAPPRKQKEKLTEVEQQLKKAEAAQRRKMQVEKAARESEAEAIRKILGQDSSRKKREEKIKKRQQELAEEKAANARMLASNTVRYVMGPSGTVVTFPEEMGLPSVLNSKPISYPPPREKCAGPSCSNPYKYRDSKSKLPLCSLQCYKAVQENMATATRA is encoded by the exons ATGGAGGATTTAGGTGGTACCCGATTTGATAGCCTCAACAATGCTgtaaggaggaggaggagtcAAACTTCGCGCAGGCCTCGACCTGATTCACAGCCTGTGTCGGAAGAGCAAGAGCTGTCTCCCTTGTCAGCAACCCCACCTTCAGAGGATGCTGGCAAGGCCTCCAGCGACGAGATTGCTGGTTATGATACTAATTCCAAGAGAAAAGAATTCAGTCTTAATCATTGTGTTTCTCAGGCCTCCTCTGCTACTGGAGCTGAGGATGATAAATCCCTAAGGAAGAGTAATAAGGATGAAGGATTCCATGTGTTATATAATAATGAACCTGGAAGGAGTGGTTCGAATAATAAACGCTGTAGCGAAGGTGTTCTTGCTCCAGCTAATTGGAAAGGGTCTAATAAATCAAAGGAGAGCTTTGAGTCAGAATCAAGAATTGCAGATATGTATAGTGAAAGGAATCCTGAGAGTATGAGTGTGGGGCAGCTTGGTGTCACCCAAGACGGATTGGGGAATGAGAACAAGGTTAAGAAGGTTAAACTCAGGGTTGGTGGTGTGACACGTACCATTCAATCTAACTCGTCGTCTAATGGTGCTTCAGGAACTGGAACAACTATGAAAAGTACACGCTCTTCAGATGCCTCAAGATCACGCCAAAAGCAACAG AATAATTCTGACGATAATCATTCTCCTTCTGAAAAGAGGGGCGGCTTACAAGGCCTTCGGTGGAAGGGATCCTCAAGGGGTTGTTTTAGTCTTGGGAAGGAGGAGCCACTGATGGGAAGGACATCTGGAAAAAACACATCTGGTCAGAAAAGAGACAAATCTGAACCAGTTCGTAAGAGCAAGCGAGTACCAAAAAGGCGAGTACTGGATGGAGAATTTGGTGATGACGATGATGAGGATGATGAGATTCGGTACTTGGAGAAGCTGAAAACATCGAAAGTTTCTGCAGTGTATAGAGATGAAGAAGAATTGAGTAAGAAGCATCGAAAACTCTCCAGTGTATCCAATTTGGAAAATGCTGCATCATCAAGATCAGGCAGAGATGGCAAGAAAAGGTCTAGATTTGAGGACACTGACTACGAGGCTGAAGAGGAGTCAGGTTCTGATGGCGAGCTTGAggacaagaaaaagaaaaaacagagGAAAGAATCAGTTGATGTATTGATGGATGGTAAGAAGGAAATGACTCTCACTACACGTCAACGGGCCCTTCAATCAAGCAAAGATGCCTCAGCATCTGGTGCAAGTTTAATCGAGTTTCCCAATGGATTACCACCTGCCCCACCTAGAA AGCAAAAGGAGAAGCTTACAGAAGTGGAGCAGCAACTGAAGAAAGCCGAGGCTGCTCAAAGGCGTAAAATGCAGGTTGAGAAGGCTGCCAGAGAATCTGAG GCTGAAGCTATCAGAAAAATACTTGGTCAAGATTCCAGCAGGAAGAAGcgagaagagaaaataaagaagcgTCAACAAGAACTGGCAGAG GAGAAAGCAGCCAATGCAAGAATGCTTGCATCAAACACCGTGAGATATGTGATGGGTCCTTCTGGGACAGTTGTGACCTTTCCCGAGGAAATGGGGCTCCCTAGCGTATTGAACTCCAAACCCATCAG TTATCCTCCACCGCGTGAGAAGTGTGCTGGTCCATCTTGTAGCAATCCATATAAGTATCGGGATTCAAAATCAAAGCTTCCTCTTTGCAGTCTCCAATGCTACAAGGCAGTCCAGGAGAATATGGCAACCGCAACTAGAGCATGA
- the LOC130934979 gene encoding uncharacterized protein LOC130934979 isoform X2: MEDLGGTRFDSLNNAVRRRRSQTSRRPRPDSQPVSEEQELSPLSATPPSEDAGKASSDEIAGYDTNSKRKEFSLNHCVSQASSATGAEDDKSLRKSNKDEGFHVLYNNEPGRSGSNNKRCSEGVLAPANWKGSNKSKESFESESRIADMYSERNPESMSVGQLGVTQDGLGNENKVKKVKLRVGGVTRTIQSNSSSNGASGTGTTMKSTRSSDASRSRQKQQRGGLQGLRWKGSSRGCFSLGKEEPLMGRTSGKNTSGQKRDKSEPVRKSKRVPKRRVLDGEFGDDDDEDDEIRYLEKLKTSKVSAVYRDEEELSKKHRKLSSVSNLENAASSRSGRDGKKRSRFEDTDYEAEEESGSDGELEDKKKKKQRKESVDVLMDGKKEMTLTTRQRALQSSKDASASGASLIEFPNGLPPAPPRKQKEKLTEVEQQLKKAEAAQRRKMQVEKAARESEAEAIRKILGQDSSRKKREEKIKKRQQELAEEKAANARMLASNTVRYVMGPSGTVVTFPEEMGLPSVLNSKPISYPPPREKCAGPSCSNPYKYRDSKSKLPLCSLQCYKAVQENMATATRA, translated from the exons ATGGAGGATTTAGGTGGTACCCGATTTGATAGCCTCAACAATGCTgtaaggaggaggaggagtcAAACTTCGCGCAGGCCTCGACCTGATTCACAGCCTGTGTCGGAAGAGCAAGAGCTGTCTCCCTTGTCAGCAACCCCACCTTCAGAGGATGCTGGCAAGGCCTCCAGCGACGAGATTGCTGGTTATGATACTAATTCCAAGAGAAAAGAATTCAGTCTTAATCATTGTGTTTCTCAGGCCTCCTCTGCTACTGGAGCTGAGGATGATAAATCCCTAAGGAAGAGTAATAAGGATGAAGGATTCCATGTGTTATATAATAATGAACCTGGAAGGAGTGGTTCGAATAATAAACGCTGTAGCGAAGGTGTTCTTGCTCCAGCTAATTGGAAAGGGTCTAATAAATCAAAGGAGAGCTTTGAGTCAGAATCAAGAATTGCAGATATGTATAGTGAAAGGAATCCTGAGAGTATGAGTGTGGGGCAGCTTGGTGTCACCCAAGACGGATTGGGGAATGAGAACAAGGTTAAGAAGGTTAAACTCAGGGTTGGTGGTGTGACACGTACCATTCAATCTAACTCGTCGTCTAATGGTGCTTCAGGAACTGGAACAACTATGAAAAGTACACGCTCTTCAGATGCCTCAAGATCACGCCAAAAGCAACAG AGGGGCGGCTTACAAGGCCTTCGGTGGAAGGGATCCTCAAGGGGTTGTTTTAGTCTTGGGAAGGAGGAGCCACTGATGGGAAGGACATCTGGAAAAAACACATCTGGTCAGAAAAGAGACAAATCTGAACCAGTTCGTAAGAGCAAGCGAGTACCAAAAAGGCGAGTACTGGATGGAGAATTTGGTGATGACGATGATGAGGATGATGAGATTCGGTACTTGGAGAAGCTGAAAACATCGAAAGTTTCTGCAGTGTATAGAGATGAAGAAGAATTGAGTAAGAAGCATCGAAAACTCTCCAGTGTATCCAATTTGGAAAATGCTGCATCATCAAGATCAGGCAGAGATGGCAAGAAAAGGTCTAGATTTGAGGACACTGACTACGAGGCTGAAGAGGAGTCAGGTTCTGATGGCGAGCTTGAggacaagaaaaagaaaaaacagagGAAAGAATCAGTTGATGTATTGATGGATGGTAAGAAGGAAATGACTCTCACTACACGTCAACGGGCCCTTCAATCAAGCAAAGATGCCTCAGCATCTGGTGCAAGTTTAATCGAGTTTCCCAATGGATTACCACCTGCCCCACCTAGAA AGCAAAAGGAGAAGCTTACAGAAGTGGAGCAGCAACTGAAGAAAGCCGAGGCTGCTCAAAGGCGTAAAATGCAGGTTGAGAAGGCTGCCAGAGAATCTGAG GCTGAAGCTATCAGAAAAATACTTGGTCAAGATTCCAGCAGGAAGAAGcgagaagagaaaataaagaagcgTCAACAAGAACTGGCAGAG GAGAAAGCAGCCAATGCAAGAATGCTTGCATCAAACACCGTGAGATATGTGATGGGTCCTTCTGGGACAGTTGTGACCTTTCCCGAGGAAATGGGGCTCCCTAGCGTATTGAACTCCAAACCCATCAG TTATCCTCCACCGCGTGAGAAGTGTGCTGGTCCATCTTGTAGCAATCCATATAAGTATCGGGATTCAAAATCAAAGCTTCCTCTTTGCAGTCTCCAATGCTACAAGGCAGTCCAGGAGAATATGGCAACCGCAACTAGAGCATGA
- the LOC130934980 gene encoding probable WRKY transcription factor 27 → MDANVSTKLESEETSEELKSSETQASKKRKMVEKTVVRVRIGEGNNISRLKNEGLPSDFWSWRKYGQKPIKGSPYPRGYYRCSTSKGCSAKKQVERCRTDASMLIITYTSTHNHPSPDAIISTQNLSQKPKEQEGGETTEEELSKVEEQEQEHEHEHEHEHEHEHEHEQVEEEHSTDHEKPSTTTVSMATGDEKSFHYLQSPISSHEDIVVVDQEDPFKLSSEKSHERIDLLLEEEEPLCYAQIKNLTTKKSDELDFFDELEELPMSSPFLHFTRSILSDERIPVFPS, encoded by the exons ATGGACGCCAATGTATCCACTAAACTTGAATCAGAAGAAACTTCTGAGGAGCTCAAATCATCAGAAACTCAGGCATCCAAGAAAAG GAAAATGGTTGAGAAAACTGTTGTGAGGGTGAGGATAGGAGAGGGAAACAATATCAGCAGACTGAAGAATGAAGGGCTACCTTCAGATTTTTGGTCTTGGAGGAAATATGGACAAAAGCCAATCAAAGGGTCTCCATATCCAAG GGGTTATTACAGATGCAGCACATCAAAGGGTTGTTCAGCGAAGAAGCAAGTAGAGAGATGCAGAACAGATGCTTCAATGCTCATCATCACATACACCTCTACACATAATCACCCTTCTCCTGATGCAATAATCTCCACCCAGAATTTATCACAAAAACCAAAAGAACAAGAAGGTGGAGAAACCACAGAAGAAGAACTCTCAaaggtggaagaacaagaacaagaacatgAACATGAACATGAACATGAACATGAACATGAGCATGAGCATGAACAGGTTGAAGAAGAACACAGCACGGATCATGAGAAGCCAAGTACTACTACTGTGTCTATGGCCACGGGTGATGAGAAGAGTTTCCATTACTTGCAGTCTCCAATAAGCAGCCATGAAGATATTGTTGTTGTAGACCAAGAAGATCCATTCAAGCTAAGCAGTGAGAAAAGCCATGAAAGAATAGATCTTTTGTTAGAAGAGGAAGAGCCACTATGCTATGCACAGATCAAGAACTTGACAACGAAAAAATCAGATGAACTTGATTTCTTCGATGAGCTTGAGGAGTTGCCCATGTCTTCACCTTTCTTGCACTTCACGAGGAGCATTTTATCCGATGAAAGGATTCCCGTTTTTCCTTCTTGA
- the LOC130936451 gene encoding uncharacterized protein LOC130936451 — MKEDPLMNSSSLASAAREVFYLITLTLLTLLLPLSFLLLSRLATLQYYLQTLTFYYHHYSPPYLLSLALRIGPSLLCILVSILTVASLFHGFTGGNITLFPYSSSSFKPRLYTAWILLCAFQVCVGLGIEGSIQAGFYDDDGDSGSGVERSLLRRVVFLLGMHETTHVWSKMVVRPVVDDTVFGVEARKERLVERVVMAASLGSLWWWKMREDVETLVVMGEVKKEQFMDVGMGDFVGWCLYYVTVIIGIIKILKALMWIFMISFSRRRRTRISMVETSEDNDAKV; from the coding sequence ATGAAAGAAGATCCATTGATGAATTCTTCATCATTAGCTTCAGCTGCAAGGGAAGTGTTCTACCTCATCACCCTCACACTTCTCACACTCCTTTTACCCCTCTCCTTCCTCCTTCTATCAAGGCTCGCTACTCTTCAATACTACCTTCAAACCCTCACTTTCTATTACCACCATTATTCACCACCTTATCTTCTCTCCCTTGCACTTCGTATTGGTCCTTCTCTTCTCTGCATTCTTGTCTCCATTCTTACTGTTGCATCCTTGTTCCATGGCTTCACCGGTGGTAACATCACCCTTTTCccatattcttcttcttcttttaagcCTCGTCTCTACACTGCGTGGATTCTTCTTTGCGCGTTCCAAGTTTGTGTTGGGTTAGGCATTGAGGGAAGCATTCAAGCTGGTTTTTACGATGATGACGGCGACTCGGGTTCTGGCGTTGAGAGGAGCCTCTTGAGGAGGGTGGTGTtcctcttggggatgcacgagaCAACACATGTTTGGTCCAAGATGGTGGTGAGGCCGGTGGTGGATGACACGGTGTTCGGGGTGGAAGCAAGGAAGGAGAGATTGGTTGAGAGGGTGGTGATGGCGGCGAGCCTAGGAAGCTTGTGGTGGTGGAAGATGAGGGAGGATGTAGAGACATTGGTGGTGATGGGTGAGGTAAAGAAGGAACAGTTTATGGATGTGGGAATGGGTGATTTTGTTGGATGGTGTTTGTATTATGTCACTGTCATAATTGGGATCATTAAGATTCTCAAGGCTCTTATGTGGATCTTCATGATTTCCTTCtctagaagaagaagaacaaggaTTTCCATGGTGGAAACTAGTGAGGACAATGACGCCAAGGTGTAA